Sequence from the Corallococcus sp. EGB genome:
TAGAGTGCGCGCATGCCGCCCTTTGACTCCGCCCGCTTCACGCTCTGGCTTCCGCAGCTGCTGTGCGCCGTCTTCCTGGCCATCCTCTTCCTCCAGTCCGGCCTGGACAAGGTCGTGGACTGGAAGGGGAACCTGGGGTGGTTGACGGGGCACTTCTCCAAGTCGCCGCTCAAGGGCGTGGTGACGCCGATGCTGGCGGTCATCACGCTGATGGAGGTGGCGGCCGGGGCGCTGAGCGCGGTGGGCGCGGTGATGTTGCTGGTGAATGGCAACCCGCTCGTCGCGTACCTGGGCGCGGTGCTCTCCGCGCTGTCGCTGCTGGCGCTCTTCTTCGGCCAGCGCATGGCGAAGGAGTACGCGGGCGCGGCGGTGCTGGTGCCGTACTTCATCGTCACCGTCGCGGCCGTGTACCTGCTGCGGCTGGCGTGAGGCCCGCGCGCTAGAGCACCTTGCGCGAGGGCATGATGGCGTTGGCGGACAGCAGGCCCGCCGCCAGCGCCACCGCGACCATCAGCATGGAGAAGGCCGTGTCCACGCCGGCCACCACGTCGCGCTCCAGCAGGGACGCGAGGCTGCGGAAGCCCACGCTGCCGGGGACGAGCAGCATCAGGC
This genomic interval carries:
- a CDS encoding DoxX family protein codes for the protein MPPFDSARFTLWLPQLLCAVFLAILFLQSGLDKVVDWKGNLGWLTGHFSKSPLKGVVTPMLAVITLMEVAAGALSAVGAVMLLVNGNPLVAYLGAVLSALSLLALFFGQRMAKEYAGAAVLVPYFIVTVAAVYLLRLA